The window CCAGTAGGAGGCGCAGCCTCGCGCCGACCGACGGTCAGACCGCGCGACGCTCGCGGCGTTCGTCGAGGGAGACGGGCTCCGCGAGCCGCGCGCTCGCCTTCGAGACCCGGCCCGTGACCGAGCCCTCGTCGGTCGGGCCGACGATCGCCGCCCGGCCCGCGAAGATCGCGCGCTGCGTCAGGTCGAGCGTGCGGAGGTCGATGTGCGTGACGGTGTCGTCGGGCACCTCGGTCCAGCCGTCGAGGTCGATGCCCGTCGACGAGAAGACGGTCGTCCCGTCCGCGTGTCGCCGCATCGAGAGCCGGTAGTAGTCGTCGGTGTGGTCGTCGGGGAGGTCCGCCGGGTCGATCCCGAGGTCGGCGAACGTCTGCTCGGTCACGTGCGTCGTCGAGGAGGCCCGCACCGCGATGAGGTCGTCGGGACCGATGATCACGGCGTTGAGGCTCGCATCCGGGAACTCGCGGCGAAGCGTGCGCACCGTCTCGAACACCGCGGGGCGCAGCGAGCCGAGGCGAGCCGCGTTCTGCCGGACGAGTGCGAAGTACAGCTCGCTGTCGGTGTCGCCCTCGACCGTCGCCGCGAACGCCGGTTCGAGCAGGGCGCGGATGCGGTCGACGGGGATGATCGTGCCGTTGTGCGCGAACGCGATGCCGTCGGCGAGGAAGGGGTGGGTGTTGCGCTGCGAGCGCTTGAACGTGCCCGTCGCGAGGCGGAGGTGCGCGAGTCGCGCGATCGCGGGCGACTCCTCGAGCACCGCGGTCAGCAGCGGATCGGTGCGGCCGGGCGTCGACAACCGCAGCGACTCGACCTCGCGTTCGCCCTCGGGTGCCTCGCCGACCCACGCCGTGCCCCAGCCGTCGCGATGGACGCGCGACATGTGCTGGAACGTTCCGGTGTTCATCTCGCCGATCACCCGGGAGATGGTCGTCTCGTGCGGGGCTGCGTAGGCGAGCAGACGGCACATGCGTGGACTCCTTCCGGTACGGCTGGTTCGAACGGGCCATCTCATCATGCCCCGAGGCGTCGGTGCGTGCGAGTTCGTGACCGAGCGTGACGGCGCGTCGCGCGTCAGCCGCCCGCGACGGCCGTGAAGGCACGTCGGATCGCGTCCGCCTTCAGCTCGACCTCGTCGAACTCCGCGTCGGGGTCGCTGTCGAGCACGACGGCGCCACCCGCCCCGATCGACCATCGCCCGCCCGCTCGCACCGCGGTGCGGATGACGATGCTCTGCTCGAGGCGCCCGTCGGCACCGACGATGCCGAGCGCGCCTGCGTAGAAGCCGCGCGGTGCGCCCTCGAGCGTTTCGAGGATGCGGACGGTGCGCTCCTTCGGTGCGCCCGTCATCGATCCGCCGGGGTGCAGGGCGCGCAGCACGTCACACGGCGAGTGGCCACGCTCGAGGGTGCCCCGGACGGTCGACACGAGCTGGTGGACGCTCGGGTACGTCTCGACGTGCATGAGGGCGGGCACCGTCACGGAGCCGGGCACGCACACCCGGCCGAGGTCGTTGCGGAGGAGGTCGACGATCATGAGGTTCTCCGCGAACGCCTTGGGATCGCTCGCGAGTGTCGCCGCCGCGCGGGCGT is drawn from Pseudoclavibacter chungangensis and contains these coding sequences:
- a CDS encoding class II glutamine amidotransferase, producing the protein MCRLLAYAAPHETTISRVIGEMNTGTFQHMSRVHRDGWGTAWVGEAPEGEREVESLRLSTPGRTDPLLTAVLEESPAIARLAHLRLATGTFKRSQRNTHPFLADGIAFAHNGTIIPVDRIRALLEPAFAATVEGDTDSELYFALVRQNAARLGSLRPAVFETVRTLRREFPDASLNAVIIGPDDLIAVRASSTTHVTEQTFADLGIDPADLPDDHTDDYYRLSMRRHADGTTVFSSTGIDLDGWTEVPDDTVTHIDLRTLDLTQRAIFAGRAAIVGPTDEGSVTGRVSKASARLAEPVSLDERRERRAV